A single Staphylococcus muscae DNA region contains:
- a CDS encoding GNAT family N-acetyltransferase, protein MIRPCTLEDLKVLQAISCQAFDETFGPYNKKEHMDQHLATAYTDEKLTKELQNPNSYFYFIYAKNELAGYLKLNAFDAQTEPFDEQHFEIERIYLLSQFQKQGLGAQLYNKALEVAKSLNCKYIWLGVWEKNENAIAFYQKNGFEKVGAHTFYMGDDPQTDYIMKTAL, encoded by the coding sequence GTGATTAGACCATGTACATTAGAAGATTTGAAAGTATTGCAGGCGATTTCTTGCCAGGCATTTGACGAAACATTCGGGCCTTACAATAAAAAAGAACATATGGATCAACATTTAGCTACTGCGTATACAGATGAGAAATTAACAAAGGAACTTCAGAATCCCAATTCTTATTTTTATTTTATTTATGCAAAAAATGAACTTGCGGGATATTTGAAGTTGAATGCATTTGATGCGCAAACGGAACCTTTTGATGAACAACATTTTGAAATTGAACGCATCTACTTGTTGAGCCAATTTCAAAAACAAGGTCTTGGAGCACAGTTATATAACAAAGCATTAGAAGTTGCCAAGTCGCTCAATTGTAAATATATTTGGCTCGGTGTATGGGAGAAAAATGAGAATGCGATTGCATTTTATCAAAAAAATGGATTTGAAAAAGTGGGAGCACATACATTTTATATGGGCGATGATCCACAAACGGATTAT